CCATGGCCAAACCAGAtcagctgcccacagcaggCCTACTGCACTGGGGATAGCAGAACATCCTCCTGGTGATAGAGGTCATATCTCTCATTAGCACTAATTAGTGGCTGTCATTAATGGGAAGCCCACAGGCGTGACTAGAAGCAAGAGAGTGTACAGGACTGGGAACACTTGAAGGTAAAGGCTTTGAGGATTTGGGTGTTTTTTCTACACTGCATTGTATTCCTAACTTTTCCTGCTGGTGTTTCCCTGTGGTGCAGGATATGCTCCTGGCAGGCTGAGGAGcctttcccagcccagctccacaaAATTCTGCTCTTTTCCAAGGCCAGGAGGCTCATTTGCCTGTTTGGCTCACACCGCTCAACTGGGAGCACCTGCCTTTGTTCCAACTTGTGCTGGCTGCTCAAGGCTGAGCTGAAAAGATCTAAAGATACTTTCCCTGAGCAACAGCCTCCTCTCCAGTTGTGAAAGGCACTTGCTCTAATAAAGCAATGAGCCAAAAACACAGCATAAAGCAGGAATATACCCAGAGCCAGCCCTCCTTTTGAGTCAGCTTTGTGCTTGATTTTCCCTTGATCAGACGATTCCACAACCCCCTCCAATGAGTTCTGATTAACGCCTTGGGCTGGCAGCTGAGCCGGGCCCGGCGAGGCAGCAGCTTCCAGAGAACTCCTCGGCTGACACCTGGTGGAAAAGCGGGAACAAGGAGCGCTGCTCGGATGAGTCTCAGCTTCAGCAGCCGCCCtgtgcagctgctccctctgggaaATATCGTAGGGATAACGCGGTACCGGAGAACTGGAAGGCCAAGCTGTAACACCGGTGCTACAAGAGATTTACTCCATGTGGCCTTTCGCTTCTGTAAAGCAAGATGTTCTTTGGTCTGTAGGGAATCATCAAGGGGGAATTCACTCATTTTGGCTTTCACACCCTAAAGGGAGCAGAGACAGATTGAATCCTTCAAGAGTGGAAAATTCTCCCTGTACATCCCATCCTGGCAGCAAGAGGGAGCAAACTGATAATCACATGGATGTACTTTGTGCAGGTGTTTTATGGGgcaaaaaaggcaaagcaaCTAGTGCTGGAAAGTTTTCTAGGTGTGGATTCTGGGGGATCATCCATCAGCATGGCATCTTCAAGTCACAAGGAGTTACTCCCAGTGCTATCAGTAATAAAGCTTTTCCAATCTCTGCCTTTTTCAGGGGTCTGTGCCAAGTTGTTTACTAATACGTTCAGGACTCAGGTGAAAATAAGGTGAAAACCTGCAGGGTTTACTTTGGCAAAACTGTGACCACAATTAACAGGAGATGCAAGCATTCTGTCAGGGCCCTGGGAAGAAAATTCTGTCAGGGCCCCGGAAAGAAATTCCAGCACTGAGGAGTCTGAAAAACAAACTGACACAATGTCTTTAATAACAAAATCAGGCTGTTTTTACAGATAAATCCTCACAACAGGTCAAGCAAGGGCATGGTGAAATGttctgaggcagcagcagttcTGCACCCCGATGTGGGCAGTGCTGATCATGCTGGATGCTGCTGCATCACTCCAGTTCTGTAAAGTTGGGTCATTTaaatgtttgggggtttttttgtgcctATCTGGCAGCAAAGAGTATGGTGGAAGTGTTGAACAGACCCGGTGCAGGTGTCTGGCTTCATTTCCCATCTAGAGTGCTGCTGGCTCCTCCCTGCTTGGCCAGACACTGTTCCAGAGCTGCCATTCCATACAGACTGGCCCACTCTGTGCCATGGTGGGACAGGATCACATCCCTGCACTGCTCACTGGCTCTGGCCAGctccaccagcacagcctggaaagCAGTGACAAGCTCAAAATCCACAGAGGAGGGAGCAACACGGGAGAGCAACTGTGAGAGTCCCTGCAGCCAGCGCGCCTGGAGAGCAGCGTGTGGCAGCCAGGGGAAAAGCGGGATGCAGCTGGCCAAGGCCTGCATTCCCAGGAACCAGAGCTCACAGATGTCATCCCAGGCACTCACGTAGGTGGGTGACACTGCCAAGGCCAGGCCATCGCTGTTGGGGTCTGCCTGGGCTGTGTGCGCCTGGGAGAGGAAGCGAATGGCAGCTCCAAAAAACTCCTTGGCAGACTTCGTGCCTTGAAGggctgaaaggaaaaggaaatgaacGTTACAATTTGCTCACTCAAAGAAGGGCCCTGAGGTGGGGCTGTGTGGAGCAGGACAAAATCTTCCTGCCCTAGGAAGCTCTTCGTCCCAGCACATCAGCTTGCTGAATGTTTCATGAATTCTTTGCTCCTGAACATTTTTGGATTATCACTTTTCTAGTGAAAAACTGGACCAGTTTTCCTTCTATGTGCTTTCTCCAGCCCAGATTCctggctgctgggctctgcccatGCAGCACGACGTGGGCTTTGCCAATGGGAACTTCCTTTACCTGCTGACCCCACGAGGATCCTGGCCATCAACAGCCCCAGAGTGGCAACATTTGCTGCCAGAACCAGGTGATGCTTCTGAGGCAGCAGAAGTGGAAGAGAGTTGAGCAACACATCCATCAAGGAGGAAAATGTTTTGTCATGCCTAGAGAGAAAATAAACCCTTTTTGACACGTTTCCTGAGCAGAGACAGAAGCACCTAAGAATGTCAAGGTTAAACACAGCACCAAAAAATGTAATGCAATTTGGGTTGAAAAAGAAACATCCCTTTTTCAGCATAGCATGTTAACAGATCCTCAAGCTCAGTACACAAGGTATCCTTTCTTCCCACTGCCAACCTCAGAGCCAGCTCCTACAGCTCTGTTACCTGACCAGGTCCGGAGCAGTCACAACCAGGTTAAGGAAAACCCCACACACGGTCTGGAGACTCATTTCAGTGCTTGTCAGGGGCGCTGGGGCCGTGGACTTGGAGGTCAGAacctcccactgctgcaggaagtactcacacagcagtgctggtgccCCTTCAGAGACGAGGATGTCCCGGGGCCTGTCCTCTGCTGTCAAATGGCAAAATCCAGGTAGCAGAAATCTGTAAGGGGAAAGAAACTGGGAGCATGAGGTAGAATGGGTCTAAGCCCTACATTTACATCCATCTCAGGAGAGAAAGCCCCATGGaactggcactgctgggagagtgaaaatagaaaaaatatttgagcaGGTTTGCACTAAAATGCAACAAATATGTGTTTAAAATGCTCACCTCAGAGCATCCTGGGCTAAGACAGAGCCCTTGgtgctgaccagctctgcctggggaggaCTCACTGCTGGGCTGCCCTCCTTGAAAAGCTTTCTGGCATAATCAACAAGGAAAGGCAAGAGCTCACAGATTTCCTGCTTGAGGGAGGATGTCTCTTCTGCCATCCAAGCTCCAAGGACTCGAACAGAGGCAAAGATGAAAGGATCttgcagctcctcctgtttAACCTGCATGAAGAAAGCAAAGTGATACATTATTGTCACTGTACATCAACTACTACAGGTCTGGAAACCACAGTGGGCTTTACTCTGTATAGAGACACCCCCTGCCAGCCTGCCCTGCATTACCTCTTTCAAGTAGAATATTACAGCTCCAAATGCCTCCTCCATAATCCTCATGAGTTGCATTTTCTGCACATTTTCTAGCAGAGGGTTCTCTTCCCTCAGGCACTCCTGGATCCCCATCTCCATAATGACATAGCAGGCTGTCACCacttctttcttcccctccatCTCCAAAGGACCTGGCTCCTCCAGGGTGAGGCGGACCTCCACACAAGCCAAGTtcaccagcagggccaggaactTGCTGCCAGCACTCCCTGCTGGGATCCACTCAGCCCCACAGGCCTGCACGAGGCTGGCCGTGAGCTTCAGAGCGGGGTCTCGCTGCGACTGGCTGAGTTTACTGCCCAAAACATCAGCCAGCCCTTTGTAAAGTCTGCAGAGGCACTCAGAGCCCTGTGAATTCTCTGTGAGAGGAGGTGACAAGGGGATGAAGTGAGGCAGAACTTCACAGAGCTCAAATTTGGTCATGTCTTCAGCCTTGAGGAAGTCACCAGAgagcttgctgagcacagccaggagctgtggAGCATCTCTTTGCCAGCACTTGGCCTCTGCTATGGCTAACAGCCCCACAAGCAGTGTGAGGGCACGGTCAGAGCCGTGACCCCCATTCAGGTAGGCCTGGCACAAGGCAGACACTGTCCCTTTGGTCACCAACTCCCTGGGACCCCTGGCTGTGGCCAGGACAGCACTGAGGCACTGGTACACATCATCGACCATAGATATACTGTCCGGGTCGCAGGGGGAAAGCAGGATGTCATTGAAGGTTGGGATTTTGTTCAGGATCTGGGAGTGCCCAGCTAGCTCCGGGTCGGTGCAGAAACAGGCCAGCAGGGTGAGGCCGAAGGCACGGAAGGTGTGCGGGGGGCAGCCATCTGGGGGCTGCCGGGAGGTCAGCAGGCGGGTCGGGAACGTGAATCCGATCGCATCGAAGATCTGGCGACGGGTCTTGGCATCCACTTCTCCAGCCCTGACTGCTTTGGTAACCTACGAGGCAAAACAGCAGTGGGCATGAGCACAGCAAAAGGATTTGGTACATATGTAAGATAGAACTTGCAAATCAGAAGTCAAAACAATGATAATTAGTGCAGGGAAGTACCCACTGAGCTGGCACGTGGCCCAAGTGCTAATCCAGAGATTTACCACGGTTCCAAAAGCGTGGCAGCACTGACCAACCCTCCGCACAGCCAGGTCAATGCCAGGCTGCCTCGCTTTGCTGAAGTGAACCCCAAAGCTCTGACACAGCTTGCTCTAAGCTCCCAATGCCCACCTCCCCGTCCCCCAGGCACTCCGGTGTCCAGTAGAGTGCTTGGCCTCCCCTTTGCCCGCTCCTGAGGCAATTCCGCGGTTCCTTACCAGGAGCAGTGCTGCGAACTGCTCGCTGTCGTTCCTCGCGTCTCTGAGCACACCAAGGCACCGCTTCAGCGTGGCGTGGCCATCCCCGGAGTCCGAGGCCATGGCCGGGAAGCGCGGCTGAAGGACTAGAAGGCAAAACGTGCAGCCTTCCCCCaaggctccagccccttccctcaCAGCGCCCCGCCTGCGGGCGCGCGCCACCTGCCCCCACAGCCAATCCGCGCGCCTCTTCCGCGCCGCCGACCAACCGCGTGCCGCCTTGTTGGGCGGTGCTCGAAGCCACCGCCTCCACGCGGAACTGTGGGCAAATCACCTGTGGCTGCGCGGCCCCCGCGCTCGCCCCGCCCGGTGCGACCGGGACCGGCGGCGGGGAGCGAGCGGCTGCGACCCGCGGCTCcgcagccctggcactgcccttaCGGCCGGACCCAGCTCTAGTGCCGGGAGGCAGCGGTTCAGCTTCCGGGTGAGCGTGCGCGGGCACCGCCATGGCCGCGGGGCAGGAGGCCGCGGTGCCCCCGGGCTCGCCGCGCCGGAGCCCCGACCGAGCCCGGCGCCCGGTGCCCGCTTGAGCTCGCCGAGGAGCCGCTGAGCCTCGCCATGCGCCCTTGGTACGTACTCATCGGCGGCCCGGGGCGCTGCCGCGTCCCCggggcccgggcccggccccgggggCTCCGGCCGGGCAGGTGCGGGGACCGGGGGGTTGGGGCGGCGAAAAGTTTCCTCAAGGACCTGTTGGCTGAACGGGCGCGGGTTTATCTCCGTGAAGTTTTCCTGCCGTGTTTGTTCCCCCTCTGCTGCGGACGGTTGAGTGTCATTCCTCGAGGTGTAACAAGCTCAGAGTGCTTGAGGAGCGCTGGTGGATCTGGTTCTAGTAGCATTCCCTGTAGCAGCATTCCCTTTGGATTCTTCAGAACTGGTAGATTTAGTGCTATTTAGTACCTGATGGTGCTTTTGTTGCTCCCTTAACATACATACTATTTATTACCTGTGTAATAATTAACGTTCTTCTACCGCATCTCCTAGAGATAATTTACATTCAGTTAACATATGAGGCTGTTAAATAGCCTTTGGCACTAGAAAGGCATAGAAGTTTGGCGATCTGTGGAGCAAAACAAGAAGCAAACCAGGGCGTTAGCTCCCAGTTTCCCAACGTTGATGTGCTCTCGTTTCCCCTTTTCTGGATGGCACCAGCCACCACAGACGTGCCTGCAATGACACTGCTGGGCAGATGTGCAGGGCTTGTCAGTGCCTGTGTTATCCTCGTGCTGCTGTCTCGGTGTCCAATCCACAGGCATatttgaaactgaaatttcCCAAATGCCTGTTTGGAATCCAGTGGACAGCTACTGTGATATCAGTTGAAAAATGGGGTCTGGAAGAGAAAACCGTAAGGGAAAGTCCTCTGCgctcagcactgggagctgtgccACTACAGGTTTCATTTGGGTATCAGATAATGATAGTTCCTTAGCAACAGCTGGACTAATCACAGCTGAtaagacatttcttttcctcctcaaaTGCTCTGTTCACTTTGCAGTCTCGCTGGATCTGTGCAGGAACATTTCAATTGCCACTGGATGCTTTGTGTCTCATACCCTACATGTTTCTAGAACCCCACTGCTGCCCACAAAGGCCATGGAGAAGAAGTTGGAAGCCAAGCCCAGCATCAGTGCCTGGTTCCTGTCACGATACTGCCTGGGAAAAGctgtgagggagctgggagttCTGCAGCTGTTCTACCTGTGCACTTGCCTGTGTGCCTTGTGCTCCTCTGCAGGTGACTCTTTTGTTCTCTCTGGAACCGTGTGTATAGATTTTTATAGTCTTTgtccttcttttttaaaatactctcaGAGAAAAGTGAAATGGTAGACATTGTAGGGTTGTCTTTTTATATTAGTTTgctttttaattgatttttaaaaactaacaAGCCaaagctgttgcttttttttttttttaaaccaaacaaaccaccaCCCTTGGCAGTTACTAAATGAGCTCTCAAAAGTGTAGCTTGTATCTCAGACAGAGCTTTTTCTGACCTTAATTTTTCACAAAAGGAACAAGTGATaatctggaaaataatttaatttaaagaaaacaacctggaaaGGCAGGAGTGTTTTTTAGCCCTAAGATGTTTAGTGCTCTTCCCAAGAACAGTGTGTCAGAAGCCTTTATTTGCCTACAGGCAACGgttatgtttggtttttttatttcctgttcaaACTTGAGCAACCAATCTCCTACTCAAGTAAATAACCAGGTTAGTGGCTCAGATGGAAGTTTTCCTCTAATGGATTGTGTGATGTTTGGTTTGAGAAGGggttggtttgctttgtttcccaGTTCTGTGGACGTGTTCTCCAGGCAGCTGCAGTGTGCCTGTTGTGTTACTGGACCTTCCTGGCAGATTTGATTAAGATAATAAGCTGTGTGATCTTAATCAGTTAATTTAGACCCTGGAAAGATGTGTTATATTCCTGGTCCTAGCAAAGTGTTGGGTGTTTGAATGGCGTTTCCTTATCTGCTGGGCTTCCTGCATGCATTTCCTGGCTTTAGTAATTTCTTGGAAGTTTGGAGTTAGAGCTCCTATGAGGCTCCTAGAGGGTGTTCTAAATGGTGTTGGTGTGTTGTGTGCTTGGAAGAGTTAAAGCCAAGACTCCtagaattgttaaggttggaacAGTGCAGgtctgagatcatcaagtccaacgGTTAAATGAGTGAAGAGTCCATTAAACTAAGGTTTTTGCATgtgcagaaataaatataattatacGGACATAGTTACCCTGatgtgaacatttttttttccgtTGCAGAGTTTTAGTTATTTTGAGCTTGTTTGGGTCACTCAGGCAGCAGAGTTTGTGAAGCTGAGGAGGAGTTATGGCTGCCTAGAAATGAGCGTGGTCATGTGGAGTTACGCAAGGGGGACTGTGTTGACATAACTGACTGACGTGTGGAAGGTTTAAAAAGTGTAGAGTCAAGTCTTTAATCATTAATCTGCTATCAGGCAGGATTAACTGCCTGGGCAAGTCTGTTAACCTGAAGTTATTAATAGAAGCTATTCTTGTGGGTTCCATTCACCTGCTGCTCAGCAAAGCTGTGAGCTGCATCCCTGGGACAGGAACTCCTGAGTTCCTGGGAAGAGCAGTTTTCTCCACTGATGTGACAAAAACAGTATGGAAAAGTGACTAAGCACACCCACTGTGCAGGTGTCTTGTGACTTGTGTGGTGCTGAGCTTAGGAGGGAACTCGTCCTCAGGAATGTTCCTGCTTTCCACAGATGAAATGCAAGTATAGACTGTTTTTTCCTGGGACAAGTGAAAATCAGTATGTCTCTGTGGAAAAttcacatctggagtgctgacCTGGCATGCCTGTTCTGTCATTCCTGAGAGTTATCTGAGTTTTAAGATGTCCATGTACAGCAATTCAGAAGAACATATTGGCTGATTTCAAATAAACATGTCCCAGGTGGCCATTAACAGAGTTCTGGAAATGAAATGTAGCCAAAATATTATTCAGATCTTGTTTTAGCAGTGTGTtaaaagagcagcagaatgCTCTCAGCATGGTAGTGTTGTGTCATCCAGGCTAAGTCATGGCTCTGACATGTTGAGGAGATGTTTCTGGGGGTCCAGGCTTTACATTTGAGATTAATAAATATAATACCCGTATTAGGTATTGATTTGTCACCAGGGATATCTTCCCtgggaacatttttctcttaaatgtGCCCCATTCTGTGTGTGCCCCAGTTCTAAGCCTGGTACTAGAAACTGCTGCTGAATTTCACTGCTTCCATATCAAGCCTTAATTTGAGTGGTATGTGTGAGCCAGGCCTGACATATGAGGAGAGATGGATGAGCAGTGGTGGAGGAGGAAGGATTTTAGGAATGAGGGAAGCAGCACATTTCCCTCATGCACAGGATATATTAGGGACGGTGATTCACCTTTAACAGAAAGGgaattttacaggaaaaacatAAATCTGGGTGGATGAGATCCTAGTGAAATTCACAGGAATGTTGTAATTCTTCAATTTGTTATTGTTTCTCCAAGTCTGGAGAGAGTGTGTGTGCATACACGTGGGTTTGGTGTGTACACAGGTTCCATATTCTGTCCTAATTCCAGCTCCATCAGATTGGTGCCAGGAGCTTGTCCCTGCCTGTGACTGTGACAGTGGTGCCAGGGTCTGGCTGTCAGGCATTTCGGGTGTGATGAGGTTGGCTGATGCCCTGGCACACGGATTCCCTGTCTTCTCTCTCTCCAAGGAAGTGCTGTGTATTGATGGGGTGTGATCTTTTTTAAGTGCTGATGTCAACTTCTCTCGCTGTTGAGCATTTGCAGAGTTTCTTTTGCATGTTTCATTGCTCAAGTGAGAAGCTTCTCCCCCTTCTGCTCAGTGGTGGGTTCAGAGACCCACAGGGAGCTCTGTCTTCCATGACTTGGTCAGTAAACTTGAGTTCGTTCTCAGTCAGGATATTGTAATTTAAATTCAGACTTTATttgaatggagaaaaatgtttcctaTTTGTGTTGTGCTCAAGAACTCCATTCTTGACAGGGAGGGAGCCAGATCTGGACCATATTCGCCAGCTGCACAATTCCCAGTCCAGCAACACTGTTTGTAAAGTAATCTTCCAATGACCTATTATCACTTGGATTCTGAACACAGCAGAGTGTAACAGTCCCATAGGTCATTAGGCTATTTTTAGGGAGTTCTTAATCTGCAGAGCTCTGAATTTTAGAAGCTTTTAATCCACTGATCCCTGCAAGCACTCAAAATTTTCatgctaagaaaaaaagaatccatATGCAAAGCAGTTGCTGCTTTACTGCAGAGTTGAGACCTGAAGTGACTTGACTCTTAACAGAAATTATGTCCAAAGCTTGAGGGACTTTAATGAAAAACACTATGGCAGGGTGAGTGGCAAGGCTTGGCCTTGCAGAACTCTCTTCTAAAAGCTGTTACCAACTTCCCAAGTGGAGCAAATTCAGTCAGAATAAGCATCTGATGCCAAATATCAGCATGGAAGGGTTAAAAATGCCTCTGTACTGTGCTCCAAGCCAGTGCCACTGTTTGCAGTGTTTTCCTTCTATGCAGGCTGTGGGCAGAGAGGCAAGGCTGTAACTGGTTACAGGAAAGAACTgcacttgggattttggggttcatttTCTGGCTTTGAACTTGCTGTGTGACCTTGTTCCAGCTGCTCAGTGTGGGCATTATGGGCTCCTCTGGAACAGGAACATTTCTGTCTTCACTTCTGCTTCTCCATCCCTGTTGGAAAGGGTGGTGTGGCTTAGGTAGGAGGGGCAGATTGTTCCTTAAAATCTTGTGAAAGTACTGGATAGCAAGGGCAGGTAGGGATTCTGAGAAGTCAGATTTACTTTCCTGTATCCGCTCTCCTGCCTTATTCCTGTGCACCAAATTAATCTTGACAAGAGTGGTGACATCTATTATCCACTGCTTTAAAGGACTGAGAATTGTCTGtcttccctcctctttcccagATGCAAACTGGAACGGATCTAAATGTGAGCTGGGGAAGATCCTGCTTGGTGGCCGTTTGACATCTTGGGCAGGTCACCATTTGCAGCTTCTGGAAGGTTTCCATACTTTGAGCTCCTGTCAGACCACTTGCTGCCAGCACCCCACCTGTGATGCCTTTTGGTTCTTGGAAAATATGTGCATCCAGGTGAACTGCACCACGCCTGGCATGTGTCAGGCCAACAAGACTGGCTTTTCAGAAtctgttttggtgtttttaaagaaatcaaaaagCACACAGCACTTGTTAAACTTCCATATGGAAGGTGGTGTGAAGGCTTGGAGTCACAAGTCTGACTGGGACATCCCTgtccagaggaagaaaagactGCAGAGATCAGTCCAGAAGTGGAGATTGGCAGGTAACAAGATACAGCTCCTGAGAAGGGATCTGGCAGAGAACTCCAGAAGCAGCCAAGGCGAAGCAGAGCGCTTGAAGGATCAGGTCCTGAGGCACTTAGTGGCAaacagagctgctcctgagaaagaaaatcaaaagcaagACTTGCTGAAAAATGGACAGAATCCAAGAGAACAGAACCCCAGAACTGCACTTCCTCCTAAGAGCAATAATGTGAACAGATCACAGGATGCCAACGACTTGCCCCAGGTAAGTGATTtctggggctggctggggcAGCTGTCCCCCTCCTCAGTCTGGTTTCAGGTAGGTTTTGACTTGGAACTGCCCAAGTGATGGGATACCTTTTCAGCTTATCAGTTTTTCAGCCTCCTATCAACAAGCCATGGCcagtggtttggggttttgaggTAGGTCgtcgtccccccccccccccccccttttcttaGGTGGGATAAACTGTTGAAGTGGGAAGGTGAGGCAGGATGGAGTCTGTGATAATGCTTATCCTCTGTATAATCACACAGTGTGCTTGCCCAGGGAATGGTGACATGTCAGTGGGAATTGTTTGGGAGCTGAAAACTGTTACCTGTAAAAGAACCTGTTCAAATCCACACAATAAAATaagctgtttttatttaatgctgAATTGAGGCAgttaaatatattatttgttttaatgttattttataGAGTCACGCATAGAGCTCACAGTGTACTTTGATGTCAGTCTGCTTGCTTCAGTTGGCATCTTAATGccaaatgttctttttttgaaGAGTGCTTCAGTTTCTCAAATCCACCAAAGCTTACCTTGGCACTGGGTGAATGAAATCAGTTTAGTCTCTACTCCAAATACATACAGTGTTAAGCCAGTACATCTTGATATTGCAGAGAATTTGGCACATTTGAATTGTTAAGTgacatttgtattttttgaGCCTTATCTCAAAAATACTTGTGCGCTCCTGATTGTGAAATATAGTTCTACTTTTTTAAACTGTTCCTGAAATAGCTTTTGCCATGTTTCAGGGATTTGGCATTGTACAAAACTGGTGCCTCTGGTTCTGGAAATGACTGAATTTTTCAAATCCTGGTTGCAGGTAGGGCTGTGACTGCCTGAGCCACCACCCTGGAGCAGGATGTGGCAAGCAGCCAAGGGACGCTGCTGGGAGCTCCCAGGCAGCCAGGGTGACGTGTGAAACCAGGCACTAAAACCTGACAAATGTTTGATTTTCCAGAACCCCCCCAGCATCTGGGGCCGACTTCAGCTcagttttctctctcccctgtAATGTTGCAGCCTTCCCACCCTCCCTGTtctttcctcctgctggcagTGGAGCTGAGCACGGTGACCCCATTCTCTCAGCTGTCACACATGTGAGCAGATGTCTTTGCAGCCACTCTTAAATGTCTTCTCTTGCTCTTGGGGAACAGCTTTTACATC
Above is a genomic segment from Cinclus cinclus chromosome 26, bCinCin1.1, whole genome shotgun sequence containing:
- the NCDN gene encoding neurochondrin, which produces MASDSGDGHATLKRCLGVLRDARNDSEQFAALLLVTKAVRAGEVDAKTRRQIFDAIGFTFPTRLLTSRQPPDGCPPHTFRAFGLTLLACFCTDPELAGHSQILNKIPTFNDILLSPCDPDSISMVDDVYQCLSAVLATARGPRELVTKGTVSALCQAYLNGGHGSDRALTLLVGLLAIAEAKCWQRDAPQLLAVLSKLSGDFLKAEDMTKFELCEVLPHFIPLSPPLTENSQGSECLCRLYKGLADVLGSKLSQSQRDPALKLTASLVQACGAEWIPAGSAGSKFLALLVNLACVEVRLTLEEPGPLEMEGKKEVVTACYVIMEMGIQECLREENPLLENVQKMQLMRIMEEAFGAVIFYLKEVKQEELQDPFIFASVRVLGAWMAEETSSLKQEICELLPFLVDYARKLFKEGSPAVSPPQAELVSTKGSVLAQDALRFLLPGFCHLTAEDRPRDILVSEGAPALLCEYFLQQWEVLTSKSTAPAPLTSTEMSLQTVCGVFLNLVVTAPDLVRHDKTFSSLMDVLLNSLPLLLPQKHHLVLAANVATLGLLMARILVGSAALQGTKSAKEFFGAAIRFLSQAHTAQADPNSDGLALAVSPTYVSAWDDICELWFLGMQALASCIPLFPWLPHAALQARWLQGLSQLLSRVAPSSVDFELVTAFQAVLVELARASEQCRDVILSHHGTEWASLYGMAALEQCLAKQGGASSTLDGK